The Phoenix dactylifera cultivar Barhee BC4 chromosome 15, palm_55x_up_171113_PBpolish2nd_filt_p, whole genome shotgun sequence genome contains a region encoding:
- the LOC103723176 gene encoding zinc-finger homeodomain protein 2-like produces MDFDDHDEPEEEIGLPVGSGYEPPLGNSMRGAAGGGKVAGGGGGGEGGMVSAGAPPGSSNRKVSGGGGGGRYRECLKNHAVSIGGHAVDGCGEFMAAGEEGTLDALRCAACGCHRNFHRKEVEGGGAAGAGALGAEYHHQFSPYYRTPAAYLHPHHHMAAAAAAAQQQHRPPPLALPSTSGGGGHSRDDQEDISNPMMGGGGIGVSGGGGASGSGKKRFRTKFTQEQKDQMLAFAERVGWRIQKHDEAAVQQFCNETCIKRHVLKVWMHNNKHTLGKKP; encoded by the coding sequence ATGGACTTCGACGACCACGACGAGCCGGAGGAGGAGATCGGGCTGCCGGTGGGCTCCGGCTACGAGCCTCCGCTGGGGAATTCCATGAGAGGCGCCGCTGGAGGAGGGAAAGTcgccggcggaggaggaggaggggaaggtGGGATGGTGTCAGCCGGGGCGCCGCCGGGTTCAAGTAACCGGAAGGTGAGCGGTGGGGGAGGCGGAGGGAGGTATAGAGAGTGCCTCAAGAACCACGCCGTGAGCATCGGAGGCCACGCCGTGGACGGATGCGGGGAGTTCATGGCGGCCGGCGAGGAGGGGACATTGGACGCGCTCCGCTGCGCTGCCTGCGGCTGCCACCGGAACTTCCACCGGAAGGAGGTGGAGGGTGGCGGCGCCGCTGGAGCTGGCGCGCTCGGGGCGGAGTACCACCACCAGTTCTCCCCCTACTACCGGACGCCGGCGGCATACCTGCATCCCCATCACCacatggcggcggcggcggcggccgcgcAGCAGCAGCACCGGCCGCCGCCGCTGGCGCTGCCGTCGACTTCCGGCGGTGGGGGGCACAGCAGGGACGATCAGGAGGATATTTCGAACCCGATGATGGGCGGCGGAGGCATCGGCGTCAGCGGCGGAGGGGGGGCGTCGGGGTCGGGGAAGAAACGGTTCAGGACCAAGTTCACGCAGGAGCAGAAGGATCAGATGCTGGCGTTCGCGGAAAGGGTAGGGTGGCGGATCCAGAAGCACGACGAGGCGGCGGTGCAGCAGTTCTGCAACGAGACGTGCATCAAGCGCCACGTGCTCAAGGTCTGGATGCACAACAACAAGCACACCCTCGGTAAGAAACCCTAG